The following proteins come from a genomic window of Mucinivorans hirudinis:
- a CDS encoding Conserved domain protein, with translation MRQFFPLIFITAAVVAIAAIVRYMPASTIVIERVEQKMCRDTVRIFQTLEGEQITLKKIELNSADSTALRRVYGIGAKFSSRIVKYRNLLGGYHQREQLREVYGITEEVYQKIVGNFWVDTLAISKININFATQSELKAHPYIDANLAGRLARAVKLKGGYSKLSELIEDKIITQQEAEKIAPYLSLK, from the coding sequence ATGCGGCAATTTTTTCCTCTTATTTTCATCACCGCGGCTGTGGTTGCAATAGCCGCCATTGTGCGCTATATGCCCGCCAGTACCATCGTTATAGAGAGAGTCGAGCAAAAGATGTGCAGAGACACCGTTCGCATTTTTCAAACACTTGAAGGTGAGCAGATAACTCTCAAAAAGATAGAACTCAACAGTGCCGACTCGACAGCTCTTCGTAGGGTTTATGGCATAGGAGCTAAATTCTCCTCTCGCATTGTGAAGTACCGCAATCTGCTGGGGGGTTACCATCAGAGGGAACAATTACGTGAGGTTTACGGCATCACCGAGGAGGTTTATCAAAAAATTGTAGGAAATTTTTGGGTAGACACACTTGCTATTAGCAAAATAAATATTAACTTTGCCACCCAAAGCGAGCTCAAGGCTCATCCCTATATTGATGCGAATCTTGCGGGACGGTTGGCGCGAGCTGTCAAATTGAAAGGAGGTTACAGTAAATTATCAGAGTTAATCGAAGATAAAATAATCACACAACAGGAGGCGGAAAAAATCGCCCCCTACCTCTCGTTAAAGTAG
- a CDS encoding putative cell surface protein, whose product MKKFLTVLTLAALFVCCQKGSQNPPEVVTPQSVTIKPVISKATELSFEQGDKVGLAIIKDDKTKHADNAPMTYRDGMFTSEVVWYEQASTKSQFMAYYPYSTTGMPATFSVSTDQTKEYDSSDLMIAVKESVTPTNDAVDMEFNRLLSRIVVNVNKSDADINSIVIQNSIPTATVDWTNLTATVDTKVAAADIIAQTVTDNSLYRAIVVPQTVSLTVMVTTTQGKTYATKLGSATIVGGGQYKVDAQLDKERLVVSMSSEIENWSDQGEIKKKVVVDPTPEGATAYITKVFDYMPAVGQFTNKLPLYEEGDTQEIMNQKVLAAIGNNKRGLINLGGFGGYVVVGFDHTIANVEGKRDFRVLGNVFYANANPDVNAPEGGSCQPGVIMVAYDADKKGVPELCEWYEIAGSAHEDPKKELWYQKAYDANNDVDIIYDYEITYHKPKKEPTSQDEWATYIPWEDNKGWSGHKVKNQFHKQPYYPLWAKGDKLTFKGTRLPQNGVDESGVGRYYVLYKFRYGYAGNELNVRDDSAIDISWAVNKKGERVHLPGVDFIKIYTGINQENGWLGECATKIMSIEDLHILGVSIDTRK is encoded by the coding sequence ATGAAAAAATTCTTAACGGTTCTGACCCTGGCGGCGTTATTTGTCTGCTGCCAGAAGGGTTCGCAGAATCCACCCGAAGTCGTCACTCCACAAAGCGTGACTATCAAACCCGTGATTAGCAAGGCAACCGAACTATCCTTTGAACAGGGAGATAAAGTGGGGTTGGCAATCATCAAGGATGATAAAACCAAGCACGCCGATAATGCACCGATGACCTACCGAGACGGTATGTTTACCTCGGAGGTTGTTTGGTATGAGCAAGCAAGTACCAAGTCACAGTTTATGGCATATTACCCATATTCGACAACCGGTATGCCGGCAACCTTCTCTGTCAGCACAGACCAGACAAAAGAGTATGACTCGTCCGACTTGATGATTGCCGTCAAGGAGAGTGTCACGCCGACAAATGATGCTGTTGATATGGAATTTAACCGCCTACTATCTAGGATTGTTGTTAATGTTAATAAGAGCGATGCGGATATAAATTCTATCGTCATTCAAAATTCTATACCCACCGCAACTGTCGATTGGACAAATCTGACAGCAACGGTAGACACAAAGGTTGCAGCGGCGGACATCATAGCACAAACCGTGACGGATAATTCACTCTATCGTGCCATTGTCGTACCGCAAACAGTCTCCCTGACCGTGATGGTCACCACTACTCAAGGCAAAACCTACGCCACAAAGCTTGGGTCTGCAACAATAGTGGGTGGCGGACAATACAAAGTCGATGCACAGCTCGACAAAGAGCGCCTTGTGGTGAGTATGAGCAGTGAGATTGAGAATTGGAGTGACCAGGGAGAAATCAAAAAGAAGGTGGTCGTAGACCCCACTCCCGAGGGTGCAACCGCATACATTACAAAGGTGTTTGACTATATGCCTGCTGTTGGGCAATTTACCAACAAACTACCTCTGTACGAAGAGGGTGACACACAAGAGATAATGAATCAGAAGGTGCTGGCAGCCATAGGTAACAATAAAAGGGGACTGATAAATCTGGGAGGCTTTGGCGGGTACGTAGTCGTAGGATTCGACCACACTATTGCCAACGTTGAGGGCAAACGCGATTTCAGGGTGCTGGGCAATGTTTTCTATGCCAATGCCAATCCCGATGTCAATGCTCCCGAGGGGGGCAGTTGCCAACCGGGAGTTATTATGGTTGCATATGATGCCGACAAAAAAGGTGTGCCCGAACTGTGCGAGTGGTACGAAATTGCGGGTAGTGCACACGAAGACCCCAAAAAAGAGCTATGGTATCAAAAAGCATATGATGCAAACAACGACGTAGACATTATTTACGACTATGAAATAACCTACCACAAACCCAAAAAGGAGCCAACTTCACAGGACGAGTGGGCCACTTATATCCCCTGGGAAGATAACAAAGGGTGGTCGGGACACAAGGTAAAGAATCAATTTCACAAACAACCCTACTATCCTTTGTGGGCTAAGGGCGATAAATTAACTTTCAAAGGCACTCGACTCCCCCAAAACGGCGTAGACGAGAGTGGTGTGGGGCGATATTATGTCCTCTACAAATTTCGATACGGATACGCCGGCAATGAGCTCAATGTAAGAGACGATTCAGCCATAGACATAAGTTGGGCGGTGAATAAAAAGGGAGAGAGGGTACATCTGCCGGGGGTAGATTTTATTAAAATATACACGGGTATAAACCAAGAGAATGGTTGGCTCGGCGAATGCGCTACCAAGATTATGAGTATTGAGGATCTTCATATTCTGGGAGTCAGCATAGATACTCGCAAGTGA
- a CDS encoding 3-oxoacyl-[acyl-carrier protein] reductase has translation MKLLAGKVAIITGAARGIGKAIAMEYAAAGADVAFTDLASQEVMEATEAEIAALGVRAKGYISNASLYEESIKTVDRIVEDFGKVDILVNNAGITRDGLLMRMSEEQWDLVLTVNLKSAFNLTKGVIRYMMKQQSGSIINMSSVVGVSGNAGQANYAASKAGMIGFTKSVAQELGSRNIRCNAVAPGFIITEMTDKLPAEVKEGWAAKIPLRRGGTPKDVAGVCVFLASDLSAYVSGQVINCCGGMNC, from the coding sequence ATGAAACTATTAGCAGGAAAAGTAGCAATCATCACCGGTGCGGCACGCGGCATTGGCAAGGCTATTGCGATGGAATACGCGGCGGCGGGCGCAGACGTAGCATTCACTGACTTAGCCTCACAGGAGGTTATGGAGGCAACCGAAGCCGAAATAGCAGCTCTTGGCGTCCGTGCGAAAGGCTACATCAGCAATGCGAGCCTCTATGAAGAATCTATTAAAACGGTAGACCGGATAGTTGAAGATTTTGGCAAGGTCGATATTTTGGTCAATAACGCAGGAATTACGCGTGATGGTCTGTTGATGCGTATGAGCGAGGAGCAGTGGGATTTGGTTCTCACAGTAAACCTCAAGTCAGCATTCAACCTCACAAAAGGCGTTATTCGCTATATGATGAAACAACAGTCGGGCTCTATTATAAATATGAGCTCGGTGGTAGGTGTTTCCGGTAATGCCGGTCAGGCAAACTATGCGGCATCAAAAGCCGGTATGATTGGATTCACAAAGTCTGTGGCTCAGGAACTTGGTTCACGCAATATTCGTTGTAATGCAGTTGCACCCGGCTTCATAATAACAGAGATGACCGACAAGTTGCCGGCAGAGGTCAAGGAGGGCTGGGCGGCAAAGATACCGCTTCGCCGCGGGGGCACACCAAAAGATGTTGCAGGCGTGTGTGTATTCCTCGCCTCAGACCTCTCGGCTTACGTAAGCGGTCAGGTTATCAACTGTTGCGGGGGAATGAACTGTTAA
- a CDS encoding Survival protein SurA precursor (Peptidyl-prolyl cis-trans isomerase SurA), whose translation MRRFITAFIVIFAALGGSNLCAQQKQIAEEVVAIVGNRQVSMSELHETTERIINFRRANGVTSDLQPAEEALEMLLNQKLYACYGQTDSLDKDLKVDETDIQNRIDEMVERAGSLRELERVTGKAIFQLREDYKRDLQEAQLANSMEMKLKRAIRINYRDVADFYEQLNLDSLPMMPPMIAYSQIVMVPPATDERRFAVRQELLALRERILAGEKMAVLARLYSEDLSRMQGGEISAKWGGENVAAFEDAVRQLNEGQISEIIETEYGFHIIEVVSKGKDDYVARHILRKPQFTEEEKVKVTRFLDSVANLVRTNELNFAQAALRFSEDVETRNNGGIAFNIMGYKQTGDINYASRMFILDQIASPIESRMLNRLKIGEVSAPFESMDNKGNRVYKIVKLDEQIPTHKVSMEYDYNLIRGEALNEKQNKVLGKWISDSIKKIYVYIAPEYLNYRLKNDGWYTQNSLSAQRAQQRSDK comes from the coding sequence ATGAGAAGATTTATTACAGCCTTTATCGTGATTTTCGCCGCCTTGGGCGGCAGTAACTTGTGTGCCCAACAAAAGCAGATTGCCGAGGAGGTGGTTGCCATTGTGGGCAATCGTCAAGTCTCGATGTCTGAGCTACACGAAACAACGGAACGTATCATCAACTTCCGCCGTGCCAATGGCGTGACATCCGATTTGCAACCTGCAGAAGAGGCTCTTGAGATGCTTCTGAATCAGAAACTTTACGCCTGCTACGGACAAACTGACTCTTTGGACAAAGATTTGAAGGTGGACGAGACCGATATTCAAAATAGAATAGACGAAATGGTGGAGAGAGCCGGGTCTCTACGCGAACTCGAAAGGGTTACGGGTAAAGCCATTTTCCAGCTGCGCGAAGATTACAAACGCGACTTGCAGGAGGCACAACTTGCAAACAGTATGGAGATGAAGCTAAAAAGAGCTATCAGAATCAACTACCGCGATGTGGCAGACTTCTACGAACAACTTAATCTAGACTCCCTACCGATGATGCCGCCGATGATAGCCTATTCACAGATTGTGATGGTGCCTCCGGCGACAGATGAGCGTCGCTTTGCCGTTCGTCAAGAGCTTTTGGCACTACGTGAACGCATTCTTGCCGGCGAGAAGATGGCAGTGTTGGCACGCCTCTATTCGGAGGATCTTTCGAGGATGCAGGGAGGAGAGATTAGTGCAAAGTGGGGAGGCGAAAACGTTGCAGCATTCGAGGATGCCGTTCGACAGCTCAACGAGGGGCAGATTTCGGAAATTATCGAGACCGAGTATGGTTTCCACATAATCGAGGTGGTCTCCAAGGGAAAGGACGATTACGTTGCACGGCACATTCTGAGAAAACCACAATTCACCGAAGAAGAGAAGGTTAAAGTGACTAGATTCCTTGATAGTGTTGCCAATTTGGTTCGCACAAATGAATTGAACTTTGCGCAAGCTGCCTTGCGCTTTTCCGAGGATGTAGAGACTCGCAACAATGGTGGTATAGCTTTTAACATTATGGGATACAAGCAAACGGGAGATATTAACTATGCCTCACGTATGTTCATACTCGACCAAATTGCCAGCCCCATAGAGAGCCGAATGCTCAACCGACTGAAGATAGGCGAGGTGTCGGCACCTTTCGAGAGTATGGATAACAAAGGAAACCGTGTATACAAAATAGTGAAGCTCGACGAACAGATTCCAACACACAAGGTTAGTATGGAGTATGACTATAACCTCATCCGAGGTGAGGCGTTGAACGAAAAGCAAAATAAAGTTCTGGGGAAATGGATAAGCGATTCAATTAAAAAGATTTACGTATACATAGCCCCAGAATATCTCAACTACAGGCTCAAAAACGACGGGTGGTACACCCAAAATAGCCTGAGTGCGCAACGGGCTCAGCAGAGAAGCGACAAGTGA
- a CDS encoding Outer membrane vitamin B12 receptor protein, with protein sequence MGDTTKVLSIGKVVVYGKRQEVVPAQLLAGEQLRRLNVVSVADALRYFSGVQIKDYGGIGGLKTINVRSMGSHHVGVFFDGIQITNAQNGTVDLGKFSLDNMEAIALYNGQKSELFQSAKDYASSSSLYMVTRRPLFEGGRTDNLTIKLKAGSFDLANASALWERKLSGRLLFSANAELLYTSGRYKFRYKKDDGYDTTEIRRNGDLRSLRAELALFSKVDGGEWMAKAYLYGSQRGYPGAAVKKDYGISLLNEDRQTDRNFFVQSLFRKNFTPLYSLKIQAKYANDYMNYVMPPQTTLEPMDNHYYQQEFYLTATNLFCITPVWSANLATDLQYNRLDATGTDMFNANFVRPRRYTALVAAATSVHIDRFTISGSLLYTYTKDVSARTMAVAPDKSIATPTILAWWQPFQDVNFDVRAFFKKIFRMPTFNDLYYVQIGNRLLKPEYTTQYNLGFVYNKSFDGAPLSSIGVQVDAYRNQVMDKIIATPTSNQLVWTMLNLGFVDIKGADVSITPCFSFGELCVDGRISYTFQQALDLTPEKNNPPSDDSDHTINVYGHQIPYVPRHSGSVVLGLSFRGWDLNYSFIYTGERYMLGGNIPENYIQPWYTHDMSLTKNFKLAKQRMRVTGELNNIFNQQYEVVKWYPMPGTNFKINVTIMM encoded by the coding sequence ATGGGTGATACCACGAAGGTATTATCGATAGGCAAAGTGGTGGTCTATGGCAAACGTCAGGAGGTAGTGCCGGCACAGTTACTCGCCGGCGAGCAGTTGCGACGGCTCAATGTCGTATCTGTTGCCGACGCTCTACGTTACTTTTCGGGAGTGCAAATCAAGGACTACGGCGGTATCGGAGGGTTGAAGACTATCAATGTACGCAGTATGGGAAGCCATCACGTAGGCGTTTTCTTCGACGGCATACAAATCACCAATGCACAGAACGGAACGGTAGACCTTGGCAAATTTTCGCTCGATAATATGGAGGCTATTGCACTCTATAACGGTCAGAAGAGCGAACTCTTTCAATCGGCAAAAGATTATGCGAGTTCAAGTTCTCTCTATATGGTCACCCGCCGCCCGTTATTCGAGGGTGGTCGCACAGATAATCTGACAATCAAACTAAAGGCAGGCTCGTTCGACCTAGCCAACGCATCAGCGCTGTGGGAGAGGAAACTGTCCGGGAGGCTGTTGTTTTCGGCAAACGCCGAATTGCTGTATACTTCGGGGCGCTATAAGTTCCGATATAAAAAGGATGACGGATACGACACCACCGAGATTCGTCGTAACGGAGACCTCCGTTCGCTCAGAGCAGAACTTGCTCTGTTTTCAAAAGTCGATGGCGGGGAGTGGATGGCTAAAGCTTACCTATATGGCTCACAGAGAGGATACCCCGGGGCTGCCGTCAAGAAAGATTATGGCATCTCACTGCTCAATGAGGATAGGCAGACAGATAGAAACTTCTTCGTCCAGTCCCTCTTTCGTAAGAACTTCACACCGCTGTATAGCCTGAAAATACAGGCTAAATATGCGAACGACTATATGAACTACGTTATGCCGCCCCAGACAACGCTCGAGCCAATGGATAACCACTACTATCAGCAGGAGTTTTACCTGACCGCAACAAACCTCTTTTGTATCACCCCCGTATGGAGTGCCAATCTCGCCACCGACCTGCAATACAATCGTCTGGATGCCACGGGTACGGATATGTTTAATGCCAACTTCGTGCGCCCGCGTCGCTATACTGCGCTTGTGGCTGCTGCCACCTCCGTGCATATTGATAGGTTCACCATTTCGGGTAGCCTTCTTTATACCTACACCAAAGATGTCAGCGCACGTACAATGGCGGTTGCGCCCGACAAAAGCATTGCCACTCCCACTATACTTGCCTGGTGGCAACCGTTCCAAGATGTGAATTTTGATGTGCGAGCTTTCTTCAAAAAGATATTTCGTATGCCCACCTTCAACGACCTCTACTACGTACAAATCGGAAACCGCCTGCTTAAACCCGAATACACCACACAATATAATCTGGGCTTTGTCTACAACAAATCTTTCGATGGAGCTCCATTGAGCAGTATCGGGGTTCAGGTGGACGCATACCGAAATCAGGTGATGGACAAGATTATAGCCACACCAACATCGAATCAGTTGGTGTGGACGATGTTGAACTTGGGATTTGTCGATATTAAAGGTGCGGATGTGAGCATAACCCCTTGCTTTAGCTTTGGCGAGCTCTGTGTCGATGGTAGAATCAGCTACACCTTTCAGCAGGCACTAGATCTCACCCCCGAAAAGAACAACCCGCCCAGCGACGACTCCGACCACACAATCAACGTCTACGGGCATCAGATTCCTTACGTTCCCCGTCATAGCGGCTCTGTCGTTTTGGGGCTCTCTTTTCGTGGATGGGACCTCAATTACAGCTTCATCTACACGGGTGAGCGGTATATGTTGGGCGGTAATATTCCGGAAAACTACATTCAGCCCTGGTATACGCACGATATGTCATTGACCAAAAACTTTAAACTCGCCAAGCAGAGAATGAGGGTTACGGGAGAGCTAAATAATATTTTCAACCAACAGTATGAGGTCGTCAAGTGGTATCCGATGCCTGGTACTAATTTCAAAATCAATGTAACAATTATGATGTGA
- a CDS encoding putative cell surface protein encodes MKNFLLTLLCVATLAACRKGDPVLPSTAVRVAPKQSTTSTEVEVAPKQSTTGQIYGFYLLNEGNMGSNKASLDYYDYTTGIYHRNIYGERNPKEIKDLGDVGNDIQIYGDKLYAVINCSNYLEVMDVATAEHITKIAIPNCRYVVFSGRYAYVSAYAGAVQINKNARIGYVAKIDTATLKVVGECTVGYQPEEMAVVENRLYVANSGGYRVPNYDRTVSVIDLESFTEIKKIDVAINLHRIEPDNYGNIYVSSRGDYYKTSSKTYIIDTRTDVVTDCLEDLPNSNMALCGDSLYVYSTEWNYNKGESSVTYAIVDTRTKKIVTRNFIKDGTHEKITIPYGIAVNSQTREFFVTDAKDYVSPGTLYCFGEDGTKKWSVTTGDIPAHIVFSHKKLKDAGKKLKE; translated from the coding sequence ATGAAAAATTTTTTATTAACACTTCTTTGCGTGGCAACGCTTGCTGCTTGCCGCAAGGGCGATCCTGTGCTGCCGTCCACAGCTGTGAGGGTGGCGCCAAAGCAGAGCACCACCTCCACAGAGGTGGAGGTGGCGCCAAAGCAGAGCACCACAGGGCAGATATACGGATTCTACCTGCTCAACGAAGGGAATATGGGTAGCAATAAGGCTTCTTTGGACTACTATGACTATACCACGGGAATCTATCATCGTAACATATACGGTGAGCGCAACCCGAAGGAGATAAAGGATTTGGGCGATGTGGGCAACGATATTCAAATCTACGGCGACAAACTGTATGCGGTAATCAACTGCTCCAACTATCTAGAAGTGATGGATGTAGCTACGGCTGAACATATCACGAAAATTGCTATCCCCAACTGTCGATATGTCGTTTTCAGTGGTAGATATGCATATGTGAGTGCATATGCCGGTGCTGTGCAAATCAACAAAAATGCCAGAATAGGGTATGTTGCAAAAATCGATACAGCTACTCTGAAGGTAGTTGGTGAGTGTACCGTAGGCTACCAACCCGAGGAGATGGCGGTTGTGGAAAATCGCCTCTATGTTGCCAATTCGGGAGGCTACCGCGTTCCCAATTACGACAGGACTGTGTCGGTGATTGATTTGGAGAGCTTCACCGAAATAAAGAAGATAGATGTGGCTATCAATCTCCACCGAATAGAGCCGGACAATTATGGCAATATCTATGTCTCCTCGCGCGGGGACTACTACAAAACGTCATCCAAGACCTACATCATCGACACACGTACGGATGTGGTCACCGACTGTCTGGAAGACCTACCCAACAGTAATATGGCACTATGTGGCGACTCTCTGTATGTATACAGCACCGAATGGAACTACAACAAGGGCGAAAGCAGTGTCACCTATGCCATTGTAGATACCCGCACGAAAAAGATTGTCACCCGCAACTTCATAAAGGACGGCACGCACGAAAAGATAACAATCCCATACGGTATAGCAGTCAATTCCCAGACACGAGAGTTCTTTGTCACCGATGCTAAGGATTATGTCTCGCCCGGTACGCTCTATTGCTTTGGAGAAGACGGCACAAAGAAATGGTCGGTTACCACGGGAGATATACCGGCACATATTGTCTTCTCACACAAAAAATTGAAAGATGCCGGTAAAAAACTAAAAGAATGA
- a CDS encoding SSU ribosomal protein S21p codes for MPVKEGENIERALKKFKRKYEKTGVLKELRARQYFTKPSVEKRKAHIKAVYVQDLQRKEEDL; via the coding sequence ATGCCGGTGAAAGAGGGCGAAAATATCGAACGCGCTCTTAAAAAATTCAAACGTAAATACGAAAAAACAGGTGTGTTGAAGGAGTTGCGTGCGCGCCAATACTTTACAAAGCCTTCGGTTGAGAAACGCAAAGCCCACATCAAGGCTGTGTATGTACAGGATCTTCAGCGCAAAGAGGAGGATTTGTAG
- a CDS encoding Alkaline phosphatase (Type I phosphodiesterase/nucleotide pyrophosphatase precursor): MKISRFLILLTLFIALPATAQEKPKLVVNIVVGQMRYDYMLRFRDNFSQNGFRKLITEGVSCDRAMYDYLTTSTPTGLATISTGANPSTHGITGSRWYNYLTLEKIEPVTDYMARTVGSDELDATVSPRNLVAATLGDCLKSITPQSKVFSVAYEPLSAVVMGGHTQDAAYWISPREGNVVTSNYYMAKLPDWVRKFNDGKFAENYSSQRWQIFLERDKYFNIFRKDVQLEADNGVNFDFLTRKKYDYERLGASPFGNMLLIDFAKQLLIYESLGKNNNTDLLNIVFDPMRLIGERYGTQSMEVEDAYYRFDSYLSDFVSFLESQVGKDNLLVVITSDHGAVDPMIESSKLPGGRFNREQLIMLLNGFLGATYGSGERWVLDYTDNQLFLNRNLFREKEINLGEVQDKIAIFMTQFRGIAHAITAHSLAGSYFSGGIMNKAQNSYYQRHSGDVIVNFLPGWNEENKKISDSGTSYNYDTHVPLIWYGGVVGTQNIARDVSMSDIAPTIAHIMQIAPPFASTGTPIIEIYHK, from the coding sequence ATGAAAATAAGCCGATTTCTAATACTACTGACCCTATTTATCGCACTGCCGGCAACGGCACAGGAAAAGCCCAAACTGGTTGTAAATATCGTCGTAGGACAGATGCGTTACGATTATATGCTCCGTTTTCGCGATAATTTTTCGCAGAACGGTTTTCGTAAACTTATAACCGAGGGGGTATCGTGCGACAGGGCGATGTATGACTATCTGACAACCTCGACCCCGACGGGTCTGGCAACAATATCCACCGGCGCAAATCCCTCCACACACGGCATCACCGGCTCGCGCTGGTATAACTACCTCACTCTGGAGAAGATTGAACCCGTCACGGATTATATGGCACGCACAGTGGGCAGCGACGAGTTGGATGCCACCGTATCGCCCCGTAATCTTGTTGCCGCCACTTTGGGTGACTGCCTCAAATCCATCACCCCGCAATCCAAGGTCTTTTCGGTGGCTTATGAGCCTCTCTCGGCAGTGGTTATGGGTGGACACACGCAGGATGCCGCATATTGGATAAGCCCGCGCGAGGGCAATGTGGTTACCAGTAACTACTATATGGCAAAATTGCCAGACTGGGTGCGTAAATTTAACGATGGAAAATTTGCGGAAAACTACTCCTCACAGCGATGGCAGATTTTTTTGGAGCGCGATAAATATTTTAATATCTTCCGCAAGGACGTGCAGTTGGAGGCGGATAACGGCGTGAACTTCGACTTTCTAACCCGCAAGAAGTACGACTATGAGCGGCTCGGAGCATCACCTTTCGGCAATATGTTGCTGATAGATTTTGCAAAACAGCTGCTTATATACGAATCATTGGGCAAGAACAATAACACCGATTTGCTGAACATAGTCTTTGACCCTATGCGCCTTATAGGTGAGCGTTACGGCACACAATCGATGGAGGTGGAGGATGCGTACTATCGCTTCGACAGCTACCTGAGCGACTTTGTATCGTTTCTAGAAAGCCAAGTGGGCAAGGATAATTTGTTGGTTGTCATCACATCCGACCACGGAGCAGTAGACCCGATGATTGAGAGCAGCAAACTTCCCGGTGGACGATTCAACCGAGAACAGTTGATTATGCTGCTCAACGGTTTCCTTGGTGCAACATATGGTTCGGGCGAGCGTTGGGTGTTAGATTATACCGATAATCAGCTGTTTCTCAATCGGAATCTCTTCCGCGAAAAGGAGATAAATTTGGGTGAGGTGCAGGATAAAATAGCTATATTTATGACCCAATTTCGCGGCATTGCCCACGCCATCACCGCGCACTCTCTTGCCGGCTCTTACTTTAGCGGTGGCATAATGAACAAAGCACAAAACAGCTACTATCAGCGTCATTCGGGCGATGTGATTGTCAATTTCCTGCCCGGATGGAACGAGGAGAATAAAAAAATATCGGACAGCGGCACTTCGTATAACTATGACACTCACGTACCTTTGATTTGGTATGGAGGCGTGGTGGGCACTCAAAACATAGCGCGAGATGTATCTATGTCGGACATCGCCCCCACTATTGCCCACATAATGCAGATTGCCCCTCCCTTTGCCTCCACGGGAACACCCATTATTGAGATTTATCATAAGTAG